The Gossypium arboreum isolate Shixiya-1 chromosome 2, ASM2569848v2, whole genome shotgun sequence region ATTTTCTAAATTGTGAATACAAATGCTTTAAAAGCTTATAGGCAAATGTGAAAGCAAGCTATGGCTTCACCAAGAATATGGCCCAGTAAAGATAATTCCTCACAGAAACTAGTAAGTTGGAGATTATATAATAAGCATCAgactaaattataatattatcaaAACCTTGATCTCTACCAAGTTTTAGCCCAACAAATGATGGCATCATTTTCCACCATGCTACCATCAATCATCTCAGCTAATCTCTTTCTGCACCTGCCTAGGATCAGCCCGTCATGACGCCTATGCCCGATGCGTGGTCTCTTGCAACGAAGGAGGCATCTGCGTTGATCTTCAAAGTTTGTCCCTCCAATGCCTTCATCTAACCTGTCTTCGGCAATGGGGCAAGGCTAGCTGTTTAGTCAAATTATGAATGTGGAACTCTGCTTGTAATTCTCTTGTATAATCAAGAGCCACAAGCGGTGGGGTTTGTTTGCCAAAGAGCACCTCATTGTTACCAGTGTTCCAAAGATACCATAAGAGTACCAAGAGACTTGTCAAAACATCTCCGTCCAATATTAGGTTGGACTGCTCCATCCAATCCATGCACCTGGAAACAGTAGACAACACCAAAGCCACTAAAATTTGACTGTTGCACTTGCAGCATCCATAAGAGCTGCATCATATTTAAGCTCAGTGTAATCATATGGATTTGACAGCAAAAATGTCCCACTTgggcatttcatcaaacactcattGACATGAACTTAATTAGCATCTTGTTGGTGCGGATTTCGGCCATTTGATTGGAGCTATGGTTTGCACATATCAACCAGAGGAAGCATCGCTGTGGGTTCCATCTGAAACTTTCCCCCTACACAACTGTAATGCCCTGGATGAGACTGCCGACATTGAATTTATACCTAACTGCATAGTTGAATCCGATTTAcaatacataaatataaataaatattgataaattaataatttgTGTTAGTGTTGATATGATTGTATTTTTTTGAACATACAAGAATTATCCAAAATAACCATTAAATTCCATAGAAAGAGAAGTTGATAGTAATCAAAATATACACAAATTCATAAGACcaatataagaaaataaaaataaaataaaaataaaaacaagctgCTGCTATGGATTAAGCAGATTGATAcccagaaaaaaaaaaaccagagCATCAGTTGATTTAGACAGCAACATCTCTCTTAGAATCCATGGAAACAAAGGTGGCTCCAGCCATCATCATAACCTTAAACTCTTCGAAATCAATCATCCCATTTCCATCATTGTCGACTCCACTTATCATCTTCCTACACTCTGCGATCGAACATTCTTCTCCGAGGCTCTTAAGAACCTCGTGGAGTTCCTCAGCTGAAATCCAACCATTCCCGTCAATGTCATACACCGAGAAAGCGTCCTTCAAGTTCTCCAAAACCTCTTCCGAGTCGACTCCTTTGGTGTTCAACTCGATGAACTCGTTGAAATTTATGAACCCATCACCGTCGGCGTCGAATTCTTTGATCATGCTGTGGAGTTCTTCATCGGAGGGGTGTTGACCGAGTGATTTCATAATGGAACCCAGTTCGGAGGCTGAGATCTTACCGTCTCCATTCGCATCGAACTTTTTGAACACTTCTTCGATTTCTTGGAGTTGGGTTTGGGTAAAATTTCGCACAGGAGATTGAAGAAACAATGATCCACTTGAAGAGACAGTTGGAGAATCAGTTGAATTTCTAGAACGCAGCTTCTTTTTCCTATTGAAAATCGACCCAAATCCCATTAgattgtgaattttttttttgtataaaaaACTCAACAACAAATAAAAAAACGGTTTTGAAATAGATAAAAAGATGAGATGAGTGGATTATATATACTGAACAAAGGGAAATTCCATCCCATACGGAATTATAAGTTGAAACGGAAAAAAATGGGCTTTTGATTTTGCAGATTATTGTTGATTGCTAAATATAGAGGAGGGGAATGGGGATGTGTTACTGGCTGGGTTTGCTATAGAGGGAGTTTAGGCGGTGATTACTACACCCAATTTGTGGAGAAAACGGAACTTGGAAGCATGTTGTTGGGCAGTTGAATATTTGAATTTCCTATTTTTTTGTAatcaattttactttttttttttctttttaaatgctATATTTAGATAGAtgatattttatcttttaaaaatagATCATATTTTATATGGTACACTGAGCTTATAacaggtttttttaaaaaattgaaaatattaaaagttatattgtttttataatgTTTTTTAAGAGTTATTAACTAAAAtagccttcttttttttttttacaaaggcAAGAAGTAATATTATGGCCAGGAGAAGTTAATGAAGACTTTGGATGCATATGTTGCTCATTGTTTTGCTTCTTTTTTTGTGTTGCTAGTTATTTGCAGTTTGTTGTTGGATAGTGACCAAATGGAGGAGCTGTCGGATGTCTTTAAGTGTTGGTTAAAGCTTACATCCTACATTCATGCACCCAAGTATAATGTTGACTCATTTTCCATCCTTGTTGAGAAGCCTACAATAAGTGATATTATGAGCTTTGAGAGGAAAAAGAATAGGACATAGAATAAGGATCCTAGCATGGAGCTTGCTTGCAAATTTGTGACTTTTGATAAACATAAAATTGAAGCCCCTGGGATCCTGAACAATTGTTGCTCCGTCTATCATGACATTTTGGTTCTCCTATACTGTGCATAAGAAAAGAGTTCAATAACGAGTTGATTCTTCGATGTCAAGAGATCTTTGGGCCTTTGGTCGAATGGCTAGGGGAGTGTCAGAGGTGTAAATGTTGAGTATAGATAGATAAAGATCATTAATCCTTTTGAGGGCAACAATAGGATTGGGATTAGTTTATCGAAATATGAACTCATTTGTTGCTTTCAAATGGTCTAGAGAATACATGCCAAAAGAGAGTAAAATCTCATTGAATCAATGGAATTTATGTCATTAGATTGAAACCATTGGAGAATCCAATTGGAGATGGAAGAAACATTAAGAGAATTAGGGCGAAGAAAGAGAGGGAAACCAAACCAAATGGCCCTAGCAAACTTACATTCATGGGAGAGATGTTTAATAGTTCCCTTGTTGGTGGTACAAAAAGGGCATAAGTTATCATTTGAAGAAAATCTTCTTGAGAGGAGGACTTTTGTAAGGAGGCGATTGTTGGAAAAATCTGATTATGAAAACAATTTACTGTTATAGCGGAAGTTAACACCCTCCACCCGACCCGGTTCTCCTTATCCAGGCTTCGGGTATTACTTCACATTAACTTAACGAAATTCACAAAACCATTGACAAAAATTATTTATTGGAGacatttctcattaaattgaTTATAATTCCATATTTAAAGAACAAAGGAAAGTATTTTCACATAACATAGTGTATAGTATTTGCACATAACATAGCGTATCAATCTTGCAAAATTTTAATTCAACTTATAAGTTACAAAAGACAGACTCTATGGTGTAGTCTTTCTAAACATCAACTCTTTATACACGCCCACTGTATGCATAGTATTCCTATTATGTTGCTTACCTAACACATTCCTGACATTGTCTCCTCAAGTACTTATTTTGGCATAATAATACCTGAAACATAAACATAACACTAGTAAGTTtaaaagaacttagtgagttatGAACACAACTTACCTTTTTAACATTTCATGAAGTTTTTCATCTTAAATAATTTGTCTTTCTTGTATCTATCTTTGGCTTACACCTTTCCATTTTTAATTGTATAATTTCATACTTATATACCCTTCATCATTCATACCATATCCTCATCCATTCAACTATTTGGTTGGCTCTAGGTCTTGACATTCGAACACCATACCTTTATGTTCCATTCAAATAGCTTTCAACAGTTATTCTCGAATAGATAATCGCAAGCACTATTCTTGGCAGATATCACTTACTTATCATACTTTTGATGGATACTCTTGTTGATCCTGATAAATCAATTCATAATTCAAATTAAACCTGATTCTATCCAACTCATAACCATATTGATGAGAGTTTCTCTAGATTGTTAAGAAGAATTATACACATATTTGAAACAAACACTACATATCCAATATATCAAACAACATAGAATCTAATAGAATTTAGAACAAAACATGATTCTAAACAGAGGTGTTAGATAGCTCAAAATTCTACCATAGCAACTGTAACACGAATTGATAGACTCTTGTATAGAATACGCCCATATACTAGGTTGGTAGATAACCACAATAGATACTCTCATTGAACATGTTGAATCATACTTCGTTTAAGACTTATTTGTATTTATCACAAACTTCACATGCTAAAACTTCAGACAAAACATATTCTTGATATAGACTTACCATAGTACTCCACTAGGGTCAGACAGAATATGCCACAAAAGTGACATACAAATTACACCATGAAGGCATCACACAAATTACGCCATGAAGGCTGGCAAAATGCCACATATCAAATGCCATAAAGGCTAACATAATACCACAAAGGCCATATTAGATTACAATATAAAGGCTAGTAGAATGTCACCCTGGCACCCCATAATTGTCGTGTTTGCAAAATGAATTTTCCTAAACTCATTTCGCATGAGGTTTGCCCATCATCGCCCTAGGACACGCAGAGAATTGTAGTTGATAATTGTGGCTCATCTGCCCTTTTTAAAATATGCCATGGCCACGGACATCCTCCAAAATTTACATATTAGAATTCACGTTTACTGTCATGATGAACTTCATCATATACCACTGCGGGGACCAAACTCACAACTTAACCTCTCCACACTCATAGATACTTCCATTTCTcccaaataatttttaataatatattacaTATTCAATATACACACATTCAGGTAAGCTCGTTCATCTTCTTAACCTAAGCATTCTTCATTACATGTTTTATATACATCAACACAGTCATATCTCACAGGACACATTCCAAACATACTTATTTTCAGCAATAATTCATGCACTCATTCACTGTTTCTGCAACATCATTCACAAGAGATTATTCTAGAGAGACTTATAGGAGTCGATATTAAGGACTCACCTATGACTCACCTACTATAGCTACCAGTTTTAGCCTTCA contains the following coding sequences:
- the LOC108466484 gene encoding probable calcium-binding protein CML25 produces the protein MGFGSIFNRKKKLRSRNSTDSPTVSSSGSLFLQSPVRNFTQTQLQEIEEVFKKFDANGDGKISASELGSIMKSLGQHPSDEELHSMIKEFDADGDGFINFNEFIELNTKGVDSEEVLENLKDAFSVYDIDGNGWISAEELHEVLKSLGEECSIAECRKMISGVDNDGNGMIDFEEFKVMMMAGATFVSMDSKRDVAV